Proteins from a single region of Croceicoccus marinus:
- a CDS encoding MFS transporter: MEPSEDAPQDPVAANARFVEENLKRNYVANFIHGVLGLTGFRLIYAPTIIPAYLQMLTGSAAAVGLGSALLQLGATISPIAAGTRIEHRSHILPYAIRIGTMMRVQILGLALTGWLLTGVWEAALVFLFLFVLGFFNGAQRVAFQMLMAKLIPIRKRGRLQGYRNLAGGAIAAVLAWVAGTVFIEGDVLGNGYATTFLTAFVLTSMGLVVLKTMIREPALVFPRPQRPFRERLREFPQLMEDRDFRFYLVAHSLGTAARVGAPFWTIYAGTRLGLDGALIGSLSLLYLGADTLSNVIWGNAGDRWGFRGVYAASLACSLAGVVLLLVAGGETAIYAAFVLLGAGGSGWMLAAGTMVLEFGEEKDTPMRLAFVTTVEGAIAALGPVLAGVTVALAGFVPLFGAIIVALLAALVVLLARVREPRHLPAAAAQGINPADP, encoded by the coding sequence TTGGAACCTTCAGAAGACGCACCGCAGGACCCGGTCGCGGCGAACGCGCGCTTTGTCGAGGAGAACCTGAAGCGCAACTATGTCGCCAATTTCATCCATGGCGTGCTTGGGCTGACCGGCTTTCGCCTGATCTATGCACCCACGATCATCCCCGCCTATCTGCAGATGCTGACGGGCAGCGCCGCCGCGGTGGGGCTGGGCAGCGCGCTGCTGCAACTGGGCGCCACAATCTCTCCCATCGCGGCGGGGACGCGGATCGAGCATCGGAGCCACATCCTGCCCTATGCGATCCGCATCGGCACGATGATGCGGGTGCAGATCCTGGGCCTTGCGCTGACCGGCTGGCTGCTGACGGGGGTGTGGGAAGCGGCGCTGGTCTTCCTATTCCTGTTCGTGCTGGGCTTCTTCAATGGGGCGCAGCGGGTCGCCTTCCAGATGCTGATGGCCAAGCTGATCCCGATCCGCAAGCGCGGGCGGCTGCAAGGCTATCGCAATCTTGCGGGCGGGGCCATCGCGGCGGTGCTGGCTTGGGTCGCGGGGACCGTCTTCATCGAGGGCGACGTGCTGGGCAACGGCTATGCCACCACTTTCCTGACCGCCTTCGTGCTGACGTCGATGGGGCTGGTCGTGCTGAAAACCATGATCCGCGAGCCTGCGCTGGTCTTTCCCCGCCCGCAGCGCCCGTTTCGCGAAAGGCTGCGCGAATTCCCGCAACTGATGGAGGACCGCGATTTCCGCTTCTACCTTGTCGCGCACAGCCTTGGCACCGCGGCGCGGGTGGGGGCGCCATTCTGGACGATCTATGCGGGCACGCGGCTTGGGCTGGACGGCGCGCTGATCGGCAGCCTGAGCCTGCTGTATCTGGGCGCGGATACGCTGTCGAACGTGATCTGGGGCAATGCGGGGGACCGCTGGGGCTTTCGCGGGGTCTATGCCGCCTCGCTCGCCTGTTCGCTGGCGGGGGTTGTCCTGCTGCTTGTCGCGGGAGGCGAGACGGCGATCTATGCGGCCTTCGTCCTGCTGGGCGCGGGCGGTTCGGGCTGGATGCTGGCGGCCGGCACGATGGTGCTGGAATTCGGCGAGGAGAAGGACACGCCGATGCGCCTCGCCTTCGTGACCACGGTGGAGGGCGCGATCGCCGCCCTCGGCCCGGTGCTGGCGGGCGTGACCGTGGCGCTGGCCGGGTTCGTGCCGCTGTTTGGTGCGATCATCGTCGCATTACTGGCCGCGCTGGTCGTGCTGCTGGCGCGGGTGCGCGAACCGCGTCACCTGCCCGCCGCGGCGGCGCAGGGGATCAATCCGGCGGATCCGTGA